The proteins below are encoded in one region of Mangifera indica cultivar Alphonso chromosome 7, CATAS_Mindica_2.1, whole genome shotgun sequence:
- the LOC123220169 gene encoding peroxidase 40, with protein sequence MANLLALLFLMVKIATTLASQQHKSLNETCLGGDTGFDLQIDLYRNSCPEAEAIIFSGVENAVSQDSRMAASLLRLHFHDCFVNGCDASVLLDDSGSFVGEKAAPPNLNSLRGFEVIDSIKSELESVCPETVSCADILAIAARDSVVLSGGPSWEVQMGRRDSFSASKAAATINIPAPNSTVANLAAKFQNVGLTLQDMVALSGAHTMGMARCSTFSSRLQDLSNSDGPDVNVDFLQSLQQLCSEPGNTALAQLDLVTPATFDNQYYINLLSSEGLLQSDQALVTGNDQTRQIVESYVEDPLIFFEDFKNSMLKMGRLAPLTGENGEIRRNCRAAN encoded by the exons ATGGCTAACTTGTTGGCTTTGCTTTTTCTCATGGTTAAGATAGCAACCACATTGGCTTCCCAGCAGCACAAGTCTTTGAATGAAACATGTCTTGGTGGTGACACTGGTTTTGATTTGCAAATTGATTTATACAGAAATAGCTGTCCAGAGGCTGAAGCCATCATCTTCTCTGGAGTTGAAAATGCCGTCTCCCAAGATTCAAGGATGGCGGCTTCACTGCTTCGTCTTCATTTCCATGATTGCTTTGTCAAT GGTTGTGATGCTTCAGTGCTATTAGATGACTCTGGTAGCTTTGTTGGAGAAAAAGCAGCACCACCTAATCTGAATTCGTTGCGGGGGTTTGAAGTGATCGATTCAATAAAATCTGAACTTGAATCTGTTTGTCCTGAGACAGTCTCCTGTGCCGATATTCTGGCAATTGCTGCTAGAGACTCAGTTGTTCTA TCTGGTGGTCCAAGTTGGGAAGTGCAAATGGGTAGAAGAGACAGTTTCAGTGCTAGCAAAGCAGCTGCAACAATCAATATCCCAGCTCCAAATTCAACAGTGGCAAATCTTGCGGCCAAGTTCCAGAATGTTGGCCTCACACTCCAAGACATGGTTGCCCTTTCTG GTGCACACACGATGGGAATGGCTCGATGCTCAACTTTCAGCTCCCGGTTACAGGATCTCAGCAACTCAGATGGTCCAGATGTCAATGTGGACTTCCTTCAATCTCTGCAGCAGCTGTGCTCTGAACCTGGGAACACAGCGCTGGCACAACTTGATCTTGTGACGCCCGCAACGTTTGATAACCAGTATTATATTAACCTTCTTTCTAGTGAGGGATTGCTTCAGTCTGATCAAGCTCTTGTCACCGGCAACGATCAAACACGCCAGATTGTTGAATCCTATGTTGAAGACCCATTGATCTTCTTTGAAGACTTCAAGAACTCTATGTTGAAAATGGGGAGACTGGCACCCCTTACAGGAGAAAATGGGGAAATTCGTAGGAATTGCCGTGCTGCTAATTGA